ATGCCTAATGCGATAACAAGTTGTTCGTAACGACCAATCAGAATCATGTCCTCTTTATTTTCGCTATAAATACGGCAGGTAGCGTTATGGAGAATATGATTGTCATTAGTTTTAGATATGCTGATGTAGTATGTATTTTTCATTGTTATTATCTCTGAGGTATTGGGAAGTGGTAGGATGACTTAGGTACCCGAAAATGTGTAATTATTTTGTATGTTTTGTGATTGAACGCTTATTACGTTTTGTTACATGATCACCTAACATCATGAAAAGCGAGCAATCCCGTTTTTCGGTGAAACGAATTTTTCACGATATTGTTATACGAAATTTATATGAATCAAAATTTATGATGGTTGAAGCGATCAGTCAGACAATTAATTTGTATTACCATAAAGGCGCTGATTGGCGCGACATCACTTAAACGTCATTCAACTTAAATAATTCCTTCATTATCCCCAGCTAACTTACCGCCATTCTGATTCCGGGCCAGAGGGCGCATGAGCTACCTTTCTCTTCATCACATCACCAAAGCCTGGGGCGAAAAAGTTGCCCTGAATGACATCAGTTTTACGGCTGAGGAAGGAACTTTTGTTGCGTTACTTGGGCCATCTGGTTGTGGCAAATCGACGTTGTTGCGGACCATCGCAGGTCTGGAAAACGCCGATCACGGCGAAATACATTGCCGCAATACCCTTATTACCCATCTGCCCCCCTCTCAGCGCAAGCTATCCATGGTATTCCAGTCCTACGCCTTGTTTCCGCATCTCAGCGTGCGGGAAAACCTGCTGTTTGGCCTGAAAGCGCGCGGCGAAGATAAACAGACGTTTGCCGCGCGGCTGGCGGAAGTCAGCAAACTGATGGAGCTGGATAAACTGCTGGATCGCCAGCCATCGCAGCTCTCCGGTGGGCAGCAACAGCGCGTGGCGCTGGGCAGGGCAGTGATTGCGAATCACAGCCTGTGTCTGATGGATGAACCGCTTTCCAACCTTGACGCCAAGCTGCGCCAGAGCATGCGTCGGGAAATCCGTGCACTACAGAAGAAGCTGGGTCTGACGATGCTATATGTGACGCATGATCAGACCGAAGCCATGAGCATGGCCGACAGCATCATTCTGCTCAACGATGGCTGTATCGAACAGCACGCCACGCCGGATGATCTCTACAACAATCCCGCCAGTGTCTTCGCAGCGCAATTTATTGGTGCGCCACCGATGAACATTCTGCCGTTGCAGCGACGGGGCAGGAGCCATTATTTATCCCAGATGAACTGGCCGGTGCTGGATGATGATGAATTCGCACTCAGCCTTGGCATCCGTGCCGAGGACATCCAGCTTATCGACATCGCCCATGGCGCGCTGACCGCCCGGGTGATCAGTTACGAATATATGGGAGCCGACACTCTGCTGGTGTGCGCGCTGCCGGATATCAATGAACCGTTAACCGTGAAAGTACCGGGCATGAAACGTTTCGATGAAGGCAGCCGTGTTGGGCTGCAATGGTCCGCCTCAAAGCAATACCTGTTTTCCACCGCTACGGGAAAGCGCTGCCCATCGGCTGAACACGCGCTTTTCGCATCCGGAAAAAAATACGCTGTTTAATCTTCATTTTTTGATCAGGGAATAATCATGTCTGCTATCCGTCCTTTACGCCTGGCTTCTGCATTATTGCTTTGTACGGTTTCCACTGCTTATGCCGCTGACGCGGTCAAACTGCAGATGTATTACCCGATTGCGGTCGGCGGCAAGGTCAGCCACACCGTGGATACGCTGGTGGCCGACTTTGAAAAAATTCATCCGGAAATCAGTATCCAGCCGGTTTATACCGGTGACTATGCCACGACAGTCACCAAAGCGCTGACGGCGTTTCGTGGTGGCAATGCCCCGCAGATGGCGGTGATTGGCGATATCGAGGCTTATTCTTTGATTGATGCCGGTGCCATCGTGGCTGTCAGCGATCTGGCGAATGATGCTGAAGGGAAAAAATGGATCGACGGCTTCTACCCGGCCTTTCTGCGCCACATTGATGGCAAAGTCTGGGGCATTCCGTTCCAGCGTTCCACGGTGGTGATGTACTGGAACAAGCAGGCATTTGAAAAAGCCGGTCTGGATGGCAACACGCCTCCTGCGACCTGGCAGCAAGTGGTCGATTTCGGTAAGAAGCTGGTGATCAAAGATAATAACGGTGTCAGCCAGTGGGGGATCGAGATCCCATCTACGCCAAACGGTTACTGGAACTTCCAGGGACTGTCAGCCACCAACGGCGGCCGTCTGGACAACGGAAAAGGCACGGCGGTGAACTTCAATACACCGGGCAATATCGAAACGCTGCAATGGCTGACCGACCTCGGTCAGAAAGAAGGCGTGTCACCGAAGGGCGCTATTGCCTGGGGCACCACACCGCAGGATTTTATCAGTGGCAAAACCGCGATGATGGTCACCACCACCGGCAACCTGACCGGGGTGCGTGAAAACGCGAAGTTCCCATTCGGTGTTGCGATGCTGCCGGAGAAAACCCAGCGTGGCAGCCCGACTGGCGGCGGCAACCTTTACGTGTTCAAAAATGCTTCTCCGGAGCAGCAGAAAGCCGCTATGGAATTTATTCGCTGGGTGTCTGCTCCTGAACAGGCCGCGCGCTGGAGCATTGCGACCGGTTACGTCGCCACATCGCCAGCCGCCTGGGATACCACGGTGATGAAGGATTATGTTAAGGACGTTCCGCAGGCACTGGTTGCCCGCGAGCAGCTGAAGTATGCCCAGCCGGAGCTGTCGACCTACAACAGCGTGCAGATTCAGGAAGCGTTGAACCATGCGATCGAAGCGGCTGTGACTCAGGCGAAGACCCCGGCTGATGCGCTGGAGTCGGCGCAGAAGCAGGCCGATCGTCTGTTAAAATCGTACCAGTAAGCGACATACCATGAGCACACTACTCACCACGGCACCGGCCACTCGCCCCAGATTCTGGTCGTTGCAGCTGTATGGCTACCTGCTGATATTACCTGCGCTGGGTTTTTTACTGTTGTTTACCCATTATCCGGCGCTGGCGACGGTGTGGGAGAGTGTGTTCAGTGCCGCGCGTAATGGCCATCCAGCTCGCTTTGTCGGGCTGGACAATTATGTCGCGCTACTGGATGACGATGTGTTTATCCAGTCGTTGCTCAATAACCTGTTATATGCGGTGATCACCATTCCGCTGGCGGTGGTGCTGTCGCTGATGATGGCGCTGGCGGTTAACCGCCATCTGCGCGGCAATGCGATGGTGCGTGCCGCCTTCTTTATTCCTTCTCTGTTGCCGATGATTGCCATCGCCAATTTATGGCTGTTCTTTTATACGCCACAACTCGGATTGCTGAATAAGCTGCTGGCGGTGTTTTCCCTGCCCGCAGTGAACTGGCTGGGTGAGCCGGGTAGCGCCCTGTATTGCCTGATGGCGGTTTCGGTATGGCGCGAAGCCGGATTTTTTATGATTTTCTATCTCGCCGCCTTGCAGCAAATCGACCCGCGATTGAGTGAAGCTGCTGAAATTGAGGGCGCATCGCGCGGGTACTTTTTCCGCCGCGTGCAGTGGCCGTTGCTGATGCCTACCACCTTGTTTGTGTTAATCAACGCATCGATGAACGCCTTCCGCATTGTGGACCAGGTGATCGCCATGACCAACGGCGGACCCGATAACAGCAGCAGCCTGTTGTTGTTCTACATCTACCGTACGGCTTTCAGTTACTGGGACATGCCAGCAGCGGCAGCGATGACGGTGGTGCTGCTGGTGATCCTCGCGTCGATTGCGCTGATCAAATTCAACCTGCTGGATAAGCGAGCGCATTACCAATGAGATTACTCAACCTGGCGATTTGGCTGGCCGCGCTGCTGTGGTTTTTACCGATTCTGGTGGCGTTGTGGGTGGCGATCCATCCGGCGTCCGATCAGGGCAGTTTCATCTTGTTTTCACCGCTGACGCTGCAAAACTTCGTCAATGCCTGGCATGCCGCGCCTTTTGGTCGTTATTTTCTCAACACCATCCTGCTGGTGCTGATGATTGTGGTGTGCCAGCTGGTGCTGGCGACCATGGCGGCTTACGCACTGGTACGCTTCCGCCTGAAATATTCCGGCGTGCTGTTTGCTTTGATCCTGCTGCAACTGATGATAAGCCCCGATGTGCTGATTCTGAATAACTACAAAACCATCGGTGCACTCGGCCTGCGCGACACGCTGACGGGCATCGCGTTACCCTATTTTGCTTCGGCGTTTGCGATTTTCCTGCTGCGCCAGGCGTTCAAAAGTATTCCACTGGTGCTGGAAGAGGCGGCGATTATCGAAGGTGCCAGCCGTTTCTATATTCTGCGCAAGATCTATATTCCACTGGCGAAGCCGATTTATGTCGCGTTTGCGCTGGTGTCGATTAGCTTTCACTGGAATGATTTTCTCTGGCCGCTGGTCATCACCGATTCCGTCAGCGTGCGGCCATTAACGGTAGGTCTGCAACTGTTCTCCGCGCCTGAACAGGGTGTGCAATGGGCACTGATTGGTGCCGCGACACTGATGACCACCTTGCCGTTGCTGATCCTGTTTTTGGTGTTCCAGCGCCAGTTTATCCAGTCCTTTATGCGCGCCGGTATTCGTTAAGGAGTGATACCCATGGCCTTTCCTGTTCCCCTCACGCCGCAGCAGCGTGAATTATTGGGTGACATCAGTCAGCTTTATCAACTGCCTGCCTTAGGTCCGGCTACGCAGGATCCCACCCGGGTGCGCTTTGGTTTGATTGCCGATCCACAGTACGCCGATGTGGAGACGGACTTCGCTAACAACCTCTACTATCGTCACGCGTTGCACAAGCTGCCGGGCGTGATTGCTCAACTTAACCAACAGCCGCTGGATTTTGTGGTGACGCTGGGGGATCTGGTCGATCGCCATTGGGAAAGCTACGCCAGGTTATTGCCGCTCTATCAGCAGCTGCAACACCCGCATGCGGTGGTAATCGGTAACCATGATGCCCAGACCATCATCGAACATCTGAATGACGCTGCGGCGTTGCCGAAAAGTTATTACGCATTCCGTTTGCAGGGCTGGCGTTTTGTGTTTTATGACGGCAATGACATCAGCTTTTATTGTCAGGGTGAGGAGCGCCAGCAGGCCGAATTATGGCTGGCCGATTTAGTGGCGCGTGAACAACCCCAGGCACAGCCGTGGAATGGTGCCGTTGGCAGCCAGCAGTGGCAATGGATTGAACAACAATTGCAGGATGCGCAGGCCTGTGGCGAGCAGGTGGTGGTGTTTGGTCACTATCCTCTGGCACCGCATAAGAAACATATCCTGTGGAATGGCACCCAGCTGGCGCAGCTTTTCAGTGATTACGGCGTGCGCGCGTGTTTCGCCGGACATGATCATCGTGGGGGTTATGCCCGTAGCGGAAATACGGACTTTATCACCCTGAAGGGGATGCTGGATGGCCCTGATGCTGCACCGTTTGCGGTAGTGGACATCACCGCGGAGTCATTGACGGTAACGGGGTACGGTGGCGAGATCAGCCGTTAAACGCGTACCGGCATCACCGCCAGTACGCCGAGCAGGGTAAGGTGTCCGGCATAAGCATGATAGAAGAAGCGACGCGGCCAGAGTCGCGTGGCTGAGACATGCGGCAGGGCGGCCACTGCCGCAATAATCAGCAACGGCACTGCCAGCGTGGGAAGCAAATCATACATAAAGGTGTTCTCATAGCCGCTGCCCGGCGTATTCAGCCAGGCCAGCGCCGCCAGCACCAGCAATAAAAACAGCCGGCTTTCCGCCACTGCGTTGATGCAGCGGGCAGCCATACACAGCAGGCAAAATACCACGCCGGGAATGCCGTAACTTGCCGGTGTCAGCGGCCACGCCAGCAACAGAAGCACCGCCAGCCCGGCCATTGCGCCATTGACTCCCCAGCGGGACGCCCAGCTCAGCATCTGCGTACAACCGGCATAGGCAAACAGAATATTAAGTGCCAGCCAGGATTGTCCTTTCATCATAAACGCCAGCCAGAATAACGGTTGGGTTGCCATCGCCCATAACCAGAGACGTCTGGCGCGCTGACGCAGCCGTACGGCGTCATCCGGCAGATTAGCGGCCCAGATAATGGTGAATAAAGGAAAGGCAATATGGCCGATGGCCGAGAGTAACGCGCTGCGGCCATTTAATAAAATGGTGTTGATGTGATCGGCTAACATCGCCGCCAGGGCAATGGTTTTTATGATATCGGCCTGAAACGGGCTTAGCGATTTAACCTGGTCAAAAGGAGAGGGGAATCTAAGAGAAGTAAGCAGCGCATGCATGGATGGTCACCGACTATTTATGTTTATACCGGTCATACTTCAATCTTTCGTTAACCGAAACATTACAATGTGCGCCAGCGCGAGTAAAGCAGGTAATAATCCTAATCAGCCAGGTAAAAAAGTAATGTGGGCAGGGTAGCCCACATTTAATCATTTGAGGATCGACGTGATCGCCAATTAGATCAGGAAATCGTCCAGGGATTTACCACTTTCGATAGCGGCTTTAATCACCGCAGGGGTACGACCCTGACCCGTCCAGTTTTTCTCCTGACCGTCTTCGTCAGTATATTTATACTTCGCCGGACGTGGCGCGCGTTTGCTACGTGTTTTACCCGCTGCCTGTAACGCACCCACTAATTCGTTCGGGTCGATACCATCGCCCAGTAACAGGTCACGATATTTAGCCAGCTTCTCTGCTTTCTCACGAACAGCGGCTTCTTCTGCGTGGCTCTCATCACGACGTTCAGTCACGATAATGGTGAGTTTCTCCAGCATTTCTTCCAGCTCGCTGAGCAGAAATTCACGCGCCTGAGCGCGCAGAGTACGAATGTTATTTAACGCCTTAAGTGAATCACTCATGGACTTCTCCCAAAAAAATCTGTGTCGTTGAACGAATAAAATTTGGTGACGATAATTTTTACAACGCAATTATAGGTAGAACGCTATCCTTACATTTCTGTGCAGAGAAGTACAACACAACCTCGCTGTAGAATAAAGCACGGTGAGTGTTAGTTTTAACTTTCGCTGCGAAACATCCTGTAAGTAGTGAGGCAATTTTAATGCTAAGTTGATGTGAATTACAACGTTTCAACAGCCGCAGCACAAATTCATCATTTATTGTTGTGAGAAAGTTCAAACGTTAGCGAGGATCTTTAATGTCAGTTTTGTCAAAAAAGATCCTTGTTGTTTATTGTGATCCACAGAGAAGACGCGGGCTGGCGGGAAGTCTGGAGTAGTGGTTTTAGTTAATGGTTTCGATAAATATTAAAAACAGTCTGAAATCATATGAGAAAAATCTATCTGCTGGCGGATTTAACTACTCACTGTTTCAAGCTGTGCTTTGAATCCAGCACCTTCAACATCACGAATAGCAGTTGTTATCGCTTTATTTAACGAGTCTGATTCACGATCGAATTCCAGATAGACGGATGTGCCATTGAAGTAAACCAGGGCATCACTACATCCTGCGATAAACAGTGCATCTTCCAATCCCTCGGTTTCAGCAGTCGCATCGGGCAAGGCCAATGTGAAGTTATGAAGTGCCATATAGACCTCTCAATTCAAGAAAGTTAAGAGCGACTCATGTCGCTTATCGGTTATTTTTGCGAGGAGAGTATAACAACGCTTTAAAGCCAAAAAACCCGGTGAGCGGGTTTTTTGTATGCTTGATCTCAAATCAACGCTTTCCCAGCCAGCCTATCCAGCGCATGCTGGAAAAAACTCACCCGGCCAAAGTTGCCGGATTTCAGCGCCAGCGCCAGTGGTTTTTCTCCCGCAGAGAATAATGCCGGGACGCCGGGATCAATTTCAGCACCGACCCGCAGCTGGCCGAGGTTTAGCGCGCTAACCACCGCGCCCGAGGTTTCGCCACCACCCACTACCAGGCGTTGTATTCCGGTTGCATAAACCAGTTTTTTCGCGGTTTCGCCAAACAGCTGATCCAGCGCAGCCGATATTGCGTGCTGACCATAGCGTTGCTGCGCGCTTTTGATGGTGTCGGGATCGCCGGAAGAATAAACCAGCGGGTATTTATCCAGGTTGGCGCTTATAAAGGCCACCAGGTCATCCGGCCCTGTGTCGCCTGACATGACGGCATCAAGGGCGATTGGCAGCACCGCCCAGTGGCGCTGGTGCTCCGCGATCTGCCCGAGGGTGGCCCCCGAACAGCTGCCCACCAGAATCGCGCCCGGTCCCGGCAGAGAAGGGGGTTCTGTCTGACCTCCCTGGGCTTTACCTGCCTGAATAAAGTTATGCGGCAAAGCGGTGGCGATACCGGAACCGCCGCTAACCAGGCGTGTTCCGGCGGCGGCGATACCGATCAATGTTAAATCATGATCGGTGATCGCATCCGTCACCAGCAGCGCCGGATCGCCGTTATGCAGCGCCTGACGAATCGCTTCACTACCCTGAACGACCTGCTGCCAGCTGATAAAACCCACCGGGGTTTTCGCCTGGCGGGCCAGCACCCGGCGGATATCGGCATCGGTCATTGGGGTGAGGGGGTGATGCTCCATGCCGGACTCATTCAGCAGACGGTCACGGACAAACAGATGCCCCTGATACAGGGTGCGGCCCATGGCGGGAAACGCCGGGCAGACGATCACGCGTTGCGCGTCCAGCCTGGCGACCAGCGCATCCAGCACCGGACCGATATTGCCTTCATCGGTAGAATCAAAGGTGGAGCAATATTTAAATACGATCTGCTCGCAGCCCTGATCCAGCAGCCAGTTGCAGGCGGCCAGCGATTGCTGTACCGCCTCTGCGGCAGGCAATGAACGCGATTTCAGCGCGACCACACCGACCTCAACATCCGGTGATGCCGGTTGTTGTTGCAGGCCGAGATATTGCGTGGTGCGCAGTCCGCCTTCACCCGGCAGACCTTTGGTAAAGGTCACGGCGATATCGCTGGCACCGGTAAAATCATCTGCAATCACACCAATTAACATGATGCTGCTCCTGTCACCTGCAACTTCATCTTATCGACCGCCGCATGGGGGGCCGTCAGTACCGGTACATTAATGTTACTGCGCACCGCTTCCGCCGCCTGCGAGGTGGAGAAGTGCGCCAGCATAATCACATCGCAATGG
The window above is part of the Pantoea cypripedii genome. Proteins encoded here:
- a CDS encoding ABC transporter ATP-binding protein, translating into MSYLSLHHITKAWGEKVALNDISFTAEEGTFVALLGPSGCGKSTLLRTIAGLENADHGEIHCRNTLITHLPPSQRKLSMVFQSYALFPHLSVRENLLFGLKARGEDKQTFAARLAEVSKLMELDKLLDRQPSQLSGGQQQRVALGRAVIANHSLCLMDEPLSNLDAKLRQSMRREIRALQKKLGLTMLYVTHDQTEAMSMADSIILLNDGCIEQHATPDDLYNNPASVFAAQFIGAPPMNILPLQRRGRSHYLSQMNWPVLDDDEFALSLGIRAEDIQLIDIAHGALTARVISYEYMGADTLLVCALPDINEPLTVKVPGMKRFDEGSRVGLQWSASKQYLFSTATGKRCPSAEHALFASGKKYAV
- a CDS encoding ABC transporter substrate-binding protein, with amino-acid sequence MSAIRPLRLASALLLCTVSTAYAADAVKLQMYYPIAVGGKVSHTVDTLVADFEKIHPEISIQPVYTGDYATTVTKALTAFRGGNAPQMAVIGDIEAYSLIDAGAIVAVSDLANDAEGKKWIDGFYPAFLRHIDGKVWGIPFQRSTVVMYWNKQAFEKAGLDGNTPPATWQQVVDFGKKLVIKDNNGVSQWGIEIPSTPNGYWNFQGLSATNGGRLDNGKGTAVNFNTPGNIETLQWLTDLGQKEGVSPKGAIAWGTTPQDFISGKTAMMVTTTGNLTGVRENAKFPFGVAMLPEKTQRGSPTGGGNLYVFKNASPEQQKAAMEFIRWVSAPEQAARWSIATGYVATSPAAWDTTVMKDYVKDVPQALVAREQLKYAQPELSTYNSVQIQEALNHAIEAAVTQAKTPADALESAQKQADRLLKSYQ
- a CDS encoding carbohydrate ABC transporter permease, with amino-acid sequence MSTLLTTAPATRPRFWSLQLYGYLLILPALGFLLLFTHYPALATVWESVFSAARNGHPARFVGLDNYVALLDDDVFIQSLLNNLLYAVITIPLAVVLSLMMALAVNRHLRGNAMVRAAFFIPSLLPMIAIANLWLFFYTPQLGLLNKLLAVFSLPAVNWLGEPGSALYCLMAVSVWREAGFFMIFYLAALQQIDPRLSEAAEIEGASRGYFFRRVQWPLLMPTTLFVLINASMNAFRIVDQVIAMTNGGPDNSSSLLLFYIYRTAFSYWDMPAAAAMTVVLLVILASIALIKFNLLDKRAHYQ
- a CDS encoding carbohydrate ABC transporter permease, with translation MRLLNLAIWLAALLWFLPILVALWVAIHPASDQGSFILFSPLTLQNFVNAWHAAPFGRYFLNTILLVLMIVVCQLVLATMAAYALVRFRLKYSGVLFALILLQLMISPDVLILNNYKTIGALGLRDTLTGIALPYFASAFAIFLLRQAFKSIPLVLEEAAIIEGASRFYILRKIYIPLAKPIYVAFALVSISFHWNDFLWPLVITDSVSVRPLTVGLQLFSAPEQGVQWALIGAATLMTTLPLLILFLVFQRQFIQSFMRAGIR
- a CDS encoding metallophosphoesterase, with the translated sequence MAFPVPLTPQQRELLGDISQLYQLPALGPATQDPTRVRFGLIADPQYADVETDFANNLYYRHALHKLPGVIAQLNQQPLDFVVTLGDLVDRHWESYARLLPLYQQLQHPHAVVIGNHDAQTIIEHLNDAAALPKSYYAFRLQGWRFVFYDGNDISFYCQGEERQQAELWLADLVAREQPQAQPWNGAVGSQQWQWIEQQLQDAQACGEQVVVFGHYPLAPHKKHILWNGTQLAQLFSDYGVRACFAGHDHRGGYARSGNTDFITLKGMLDGPDAAPFAVVDITAESLTVTGYGGEISR
- a CDS encoding TraX family protein, yielding MHALLTSLRFPSPFDQVKSLSPFQADIIKTIALAAMLADHINTILLNGRSALLSAIGHIAFPLFTIIWAANLPDDAVRLRQRARRLWLWAMATQPLFWLAFMMKGQSWLALNILFAYAGCTQMLSWASRWGVNGAMAGLAVLLLLAWPLTPASYGIPGVVFCLLCMAARCINAVAESRLFLLLVLAALAWLNTPGSGYENTFMYDLLPTLAVPLLIIAAVAALPHVSATRLWPRRFFYHAYAGHLTLLGVLAVMPVRV
- a CDS encoding H-NS family nucleoid-associated regulatory protein, whose amino-acid sequence is MSDSLKALNNIRTLRAQAREFLLSELEEMLEKLTIIVTERRDESHAEEAAVREKAEKLAKYRDLLLGDGIDPNELVGALQAAGKTRSKRAPRPAKYKYTDEDGQEKNWTGQGRTPAVIKAAIESGKSLDDFLI
- the otnK gene encoding 3-oxo-tetronate kinase: MLIGVIADDFTGASDIAVTFTKGLPGEGGLRTTQYLGLQQQPASPDVEVGVVALKSRSLPAAEAVQQSLAACNWLLDQGCEQIVFKYCSTFDSTDEGNIGPVLDALVARLDAQRVIVCPAFPAMGRTLYQGHLFVRDRLLNESGMEHHPLTPMTDADIRRVLARQAKTPVGFISWQQVVQGSEAIRQALHNGDPALLVTDAITDHDLTLIGIAAAGTRLVSGGSGIATALPHNFIQAGKAQGGQTEPPSLPGPGAILVGSCSGATLGQIAEHQRHWAVLPIALDAVMSGDTGPDDLVAFISANLDKYPLVYSSGDPDTIKSAQQRYGQHAISAALDQLFGETAKKLVYATGIQRLVVGGGETSGAVVSALNLGQLRVGAEIDPGVPALFSAGEKPLALALKSGNFGRVSFFQHALDRLAGKALI